The genomic interval GTCGTCAACAGGTAACCGAACATAGTGTCCATAGGGATCATTATCCCGACGAGGTTAGTGAGCACAAGCGGTAGGAAACAGTAGCCCAAAACACTAGCAGAGCGAGGGAATGTCAATGTAGCCGAGAAATGACCGGCAGCCGAGGCCTCGGAATACGAAGGTTTGTGGTGAGGATCGTAGTTGGCCGGGTCCGCAGCATTCGGCGTTGGGGAGGTATCGAGGGCCGGAGACATAAGACTAAGAATCAAATGTAAAGCTACGGTGCCGAAAACTGCAACGCCGTAGATATAGCCATAAAAGACTTTACcagaaaggaggaggaaggttCCGTAGAGGACGATGTAAAGCAGTGCTCCATAGAGATCGCTGTCATCCATGAGATGCTGGTCGATCCGAGCGAAAGGGTTGAGCACTGTCAAAGTCTGCAGAATATAAGTTGATGCTACTATAATGATAACAACAAGGGGAACCAACCTTAGTCCTGATATGTTCGAAATTCAcccccagctcctccagcaacGGCGGCTCCCCCTCATATCCCTCTGTACCAAATGCAGCAAGCCACCCAGTCCTCAATCCGCCCTGTTCTCCCATCCGCCCACTTACGCCAGTGGCTGGAGAACCAAAGCCGCCatatccaccaccaacccctCCAATGGGATACGCCTGAGCGGCCGGGTTAGGGCCTGCACTAAATCCACCATAGGAAGCTTGAGAGGGAGTCGTATGACCAGACACAGAACCGTAGGAAGAAGGATAGAACTGAAGGTTCTGTGCAGAAGGTTGGGATCCGTAGGGCTGTTGTTGCGGGTAGTACTGGGCCATTGGGGCCGAGTGATGCAAGCACAAGTTGTCTAGATAGTAGAAGGTTCAAAGATGAAAGTGTACACGGATGGCGGTAGAATCGTAGTCTACTGGTGATGTTaaagaaataagagaaaAACCAGCCAGTATGGAGTGGTAAGCTGTAGCGGGAGAGCAGTAGACAGTTGTCGGTGCTGCCGTACTACGTCCGACGAGACCCGTGACTTGAATGGCTAACTGAGCCCCAGCACCTAGATGTGGCCGTTTACCATTTTGGGCTTAGATCACTTACATTACAGTAATCACGCAGTACATCGTACATAATCTCAATACCATAAAGAAGACTTCTATTAATTACAACAAGACTCCGACTTTCTACAGGAAATTAATACCGATTCCAAGCTGCAAACCTTttcggccttcttcgcctttcCTTAGCACCAGTGGTAAAGAGAAGTTCAGCTCGAACCTAGCAGCTGGATGGGCGTACACGAGTCCAACTCCTGCCGCGATACTAGGCACTCCATTACCCAACTCAGAAATTGTAGAAACCATGGCATCCTTCACTTCTGAGCCTGTAGTAGGTGTGCTCTTCTGTGCGGTACGCAGAGGCAACAGACGACCACCATTTACAAACGCCTGGAGTCGCAAGGGCTTTTCCGCACCAACCCGGGGGAGTGGAAGTAGCAAGTTTGCACTTCCTGCAGCATATACGTCTCCCCCAACAGCATCAGCTCCATCGTGAGGGCCAAGGCCGCAGAGGCGGAAACCACGAACATCCGTAGGGCCTCCAACAAGGAAGCGGTCATTAGTACGCGAGGGCTGGGGTCTGTGGTCGGCATCCATTCCAAGGGGGTAAAGGAGACCTGCACGGAATCCAGTGGTAAAGCTGATACCACTGTTGCCTTCGATACCCGGCACAGGAATTGGAATTGCATTTTGTGCTTCAATTTCGGATTTCCAAAAAGATACATCTCCCTTTAGCGGACCCCAACCGGCTAGCTCATTGAAAGCCTTCGCATAGTAGCCACGAGATGGAAGAAGCCCATTGTCCCTACGGTCTTTGGACCAGGAATGAAAGATGCTACTTTTCACACTATCACCTGCGTCTGCTCGGACTGTTGGGGATGCGTTCTCCGCCAGGCCAGTCATCTGCCGCCAGAAACCATTATACCCAACTTCATGACGATGGCCGGACTGGCTCATCCAGCGGATCTTGCTCCAGCCACCTTTCAAGGCCTCTTCGTGACTAGCCCAAGCCTTTTGAGTAGAGCTAGCGATTCCGCCAATTTCCAAACGGAAATCCGGGTCACTTAGAATAGGGGTCTCAAATGTCGCTTGGTAGGCAGACCTTGTCCTAGTTCCCAGTGAAGCGTTCAAATTTAGATTTTCGGCACCGCCAAACACATTCCGCCAGAGAAGATTGCCATATGCGGATCCCTCCGTATTGCCGAGGTCGGTCCCGGTCTTCAGTAGAACACGAGACTTTTCTTTGACCGATACATACACGTCAAGAGTTGGGAGTCCCGTTTGTGGGTCTCCTTCCGGCGATTTATCCAAGTACACAGACACTGGCTGCTGAAAAATGTCTGCAGTAGCGTTAATCAAGGTCTTAGTGACTATTAACGATGATTTACAAACCGAATCTACTTAATTTATCGGCACGTGCCGAGACTTCCCGCAAAGCTTCAGAAAGTGTGTAGGGCCTCTTCTGATTAGAACTCAAGAGAGGGTTGAAAATCCGTTCAAGAAAGCCCCTGCGCGTGTGGTGTGCGTTGAGGATTTGAACAGACGAAATGGCACATGGGAGAGTGGAATTTTGGTCGATCTGATATCATAGGCATATGATCAGTACTCATTGTATTAGATTAATTTGTCTTTTGCCTCTATGCAATAATTgagaagggggaaaggaTAAGAATaggggaaaagaataagGGGGAAGTGAAGCCACACCAATTCCCCAAGACGGTTCTGCGCCTTCCGGTAGATTGCGTGTATTCGCTCATTCACGGCCTGCTGTTGCTCCTCGAGCACTTTCGGGTCAGCACGCTGTTGAAGACGCTCGAAGATCTGAGGAAACAAAGCAAAGTGGTTAGCAATCACAAGAATAAGCGTATTTAATCGATTCCAAGAGATTGAACGTACGTCTCCATCTTCGGTGGAAAGTGGGGAAGACATTGTTGCGGCTACAATGGCCAGCGACGCCTCTGGAAGGCTTTCTCGGCTATCTTCGATTGTCTCGGAAGTTGAGATGAAGTCTACATGGTGACACGTGACCAGTGGTGCTCCTTAGATTCACTCCACCTACAACTCAATGACTTTCCATCATCACTTCGTCCAATAGACAAACCCTGTGCAGTTTACGAGCCGTGTCGCCCTGTCTCCGGTTTATCATCTCCGTGGGATTTTCCCTAAATATCCGCACTTGAAACTAGTGCTCGAACTAGGCAGCATATAATTCTTGCGATATAAGATGGCGACGAAAGCAGCCTTCAAACGGGTGAGTCTGGTAACTTAAATTGTATTCGAGCTGTTACTAATCACTGTACAGCTTACTCGTGAATACCAGAACATACAAAAGAACCCACCGCCCTATATAATTGCTCATCCATCGGAGTCCAACATTCTTGAGTAAGATGTCGATCACGTTTACCGTTGTTTCCCCCGAGTCGGCATTGATGCAGGATATAGATGGCATTACATCCTCACTGGGCCCCCTGGGACACCGTACGAGAATGGACAGTACTGGGGTACCTTGATGTTTCCTCCAGAGTACCCGTTTGCTCCACCTGCCATCCGCATGCATACCCCAAGCGGCCGATTTCAACCATCTGCTCGATTATGTCTCAGCATCAGTGATTTTCACCCCAAGTCCTTCAACCCAGCTTGGGAGGTTTCGACGATTCTTATCGGACTACTCTCCTTTATGACTAGCGAAGAGATGACTACAGGTAGCGTCAGTGCGTCAGAAGCGGAACGAAGAGTGCTGGCTGCGCGATCGAGATGGTGGAACTCCACCGGTGGAGGTTCTCACGTCATTTCCACACCAGGAGTAACCCCTACAGCCAAGGGAATCAACAATGTGAAAGCAGGAGACGGTGGACTGAAGTTTCGCGCAGAATGGCCAGAGTTAGATCAAGAGAACTGGAAGTGGATGAGGGACAATCATATTGACACGAAGACTGGCCAACTCATACCTGACCCcaatgctgctgctgctacgAAATGTTCTCCAGAAACCAGTGCACTACGTAGGCGTCCGAACGGAAGCGCCCATGGCCTCGGGGCTGTGGTAGAAGGTGGTCACGTCGCACGAGAAGCGGGCCAAAGCTGGGTTCGACGGAATCGGGTTTGGGTTGGTCTCGCCTTATTATTTGGATACGCGCTTGTCGCGAGACTACTAAATGATGTTCAAGGTTAAGATTCGATGTCTTGACTCTTGAACCCTTTCGTACCCAGGAAGCATTTGGCATCCAATTCGTGGTGTCCTTTTATTTGTCGTTTTTTTGTCGATTCCCCTTGTTCTCTTCCTATTCATCCCTTATTTACTCTATTCTTCTGTTATTCGCCATTTCCCTCTATTATCCATTGTTATTctgtttcctcttcttttcttttcttttcttccgttCTTCCGCCGCTCCCTTTTTCTACAGCAGCAGTTTCCTCCcgtattttttttttccatggTTTGTAATGTTCATTGGTTTTATAAAGACCGAGAGGCGTCGGGAAACAGGGCGGCGTTCGAACGGTGGTATTTCGAGAAGTTACAGTTGTCCGGGACCTATTTAAACACCAGTGTGCTCTGCAATTAAGGTCACTGCACCCTTTCACTGCACCTCTATACAGCATTTGTCCTACAGCGTATACACCCAATTTGCTTTAGTCATCTACTGGTGATTTCACACAGGGTATGGGAATTAGAAGTACATACGTGCACACCATTTTCTAAAACAATATTCGCAACTGTGTATGaattatatacatacagcGAAGAGCTACTTAACTTTAAATGAGGTTTTGAAGAATACCCCGGTTGATGGCGGCCTTATACATGCGGGTCCTAAGGTGAGATAGTAGTCCTACATAAATGACTTACAATACAACAGCTGCTGCTTTTGAGGGTTGTGGGTATTATCCCGGATCTTAACAGCGTTAGTGGATAGAACTCGCGGCATTCGATATCTCTACTATTATTGTGATTTGCTATTATCTTTCCTTTACCATTTTTCCCTCTGTCTATTCGGGAATTTAATGAGCTATGttagattaaaaatcttCCGTAGAACAACCTAGAAGTAGCGCGAATACATACTACGAGTACagagtactagtagttaaCATTGCCTAATCGTCCACATACGGCGTGTGTGGCTACGTAGTTTAATTCGGTGGATATTACAGTACAGCGGACTATGTACTCTGTAAATCGAGCTACTGTGGCAAGAGGTCTAAAACCATCCACTTGACCGCCCTACATACCGCCATATACCAACCTTACCAAATTCAGTATTTGAACCTACACAAGTCTATCTACACATTGAATTATAGCTCCTAGGAAGGAGATAGATACCAGTTATCAAGTCAGGTGACCTGTAAACCAGGCCTAGGTATAGTTTTGCGAGGTTTCTGCCGCGCAACAGAATATAATTAGGAAGGCGGTTAGACCAGGCAATAAATGGATGATTTCAAACTTTCTACGGAGGCGTGCACGGAAAGTCCTTACCAGGTGGGTCATCTATCACGTGATTAATAGCCAATAGTTTGACATGAAGATGTAGAGCTGCAAAATTCTATTGGCCCAAGTCACGTGATACAATGACCCACCTGGCAAGGACTTTCCGTGCACGCCTCCGTACATCCCACTGTAACGGACAATACTCTGTATTTTACCGAAACCTTGGCGTTTTGCATTGTGCCACGGCGGCCACGCACTTATACTGTGTAGTCTTAAGCAATGCGTTTCTTTATTACCTGCCCCACGGAGTAGAGTAATATTCTGTAGAGTATTAAGCTTATTGATAGAATGCCAGGTTGTAGCTTAACTAGCCCTGGATTTTACATAACTccactactccgtactactagtatagaTACTTTGACTCCTGAGACACTAGGGCCATGGCACCCAATGAAGTTTTAAAAAACAGTAAATATCTTCGAACCCGGATTAGTCAATATCCTGAGCCTTTAGCTAGACTAGTTTACTGGGTAATCTAGTGGAACctaatagatagatttaattgGTTGGTATATAGTGCGTTACTGTTGATTAAAAAGTCCAGGTTGTCCAGAAAGTtgatttagtccgccgtacTGTATGATATTGAACGCCGGCTAGACTAAAGGTTATAGCCTTTttctacggagtattccACCTGGCAATCTCTTCTATTCTCTAGTTTCAAGGCTAGCGTATTCTCCGCGGTAATTTCAAATAACTTTAGTTACTAACTCCGTATGCCGTTTCTCTTGTTGTAGTCCAGCTCTGCCCGCGGCGGTGGGTACGGTATGGCCCCTGTGcaatgtactccgtatgtacaTGCAACAACCGTTTACCCCGGAAATGCTCCTGGGTTTGCTTGGTAActcattcttcctcctccccgtTTTCACTCTTTGAGTAGTGTCAAGGCGTTGAGCCATTTGTTATTGAGCAATTTGCTATTATGGACTCTGCGACAGGGTCTATTGCCACGCATTACTCTCATTCAGGTCCGTCTGGGTTTGTATTGTCTTTATTAGCATCACTATTATCACTATTGTCACCATCGTCATATTCGAAATCTTTCGGTATCATGGCCGCCCCCTTTTGCTAGATTATGTCTTCTCTCGAAATGGGCTCTTTTCCTGTGTCTCATATCTCCCTGAAGATTGGGCTGCACTACCTTAGTGCACGTGCTTGTCACTCTTcatagctttttcttttcctctcctttctctctacttctttctttttgccctGTGTATCTGACTCCCGCCAGAATTTGAAACCTGTTATCAACTTCTGATTGACACCAAATCATCTGTATCAGTGCAATGTCGTCATAATACCCTCAGTACCTATTATTTCGAGTGTTGATTCGTCTTTCTAGGGCCGAGGCCAACAATCATCACATCGCCGGATCGACCTACATTCACATTTGTtgaccatgatgatgatttgaGTTCCAAACGAATCAAAGATGTCAATGCTCGCAGGACTATTCGCTCTCACGTTATGCGTGATGTACGTAGGCGTGAGCGACTAGCTGGACTGAAGCGTGTCTCTAGGCGTGAAGGACTTGCAGGCAAAGCCGTTGTCCAGTCAAATTTCGAAGACTCGCCTTCAGAGCGTGCCTCACCCACGAGGCTTGCTGATCCATCGGGGCCAAAATTACTCATGGGAAGAGGACCACCTCGTGACATTaccaaaaacaaagaaaagcgcCGACAGCAGCCAGATAGGCGCTATGCTAGTCATTCAATATCAACTGGCTCTATTTCAATTCCGCTTCAGTTTCCTACGTCATGGCTTGTCGACCCATTCAGTACATTGCCAGGCGCCAGTGATGTGCCTATTATTACTACTCGACTAGTCTTTTATTGTGAGTCGACCACTTGTTTCTACCtgttatctttttatttttgatcCAGGGATCCGTTGGCGATTTCCTGTTTCACAAGTTGTACGTCGATAAATAAGGTGCACTGTCAGCAAGCACTAAACTCCGACTGACCCGGTAAATTACCTAGGGGGGACTGTCTTTGTGCCGATGACTTTCCCGAAAGAGCATGCTTTCAATGAGCGGGCTAAAACCGAAATGGCAGTTCAATCTTCATTTACAGATCAGGGCAGTTTCTTTGGCTTAATGAGCATGTGCGCTGCCCACCGAGCTGTTTTGGCTGGACATCATTCACAGTTCCAAGCTACTACAGCAGCCTCCCATCGCTTTTTACACGATGCAGATTATTATGTTATGAAAGCCAGGTGTATTCGTGAGATGAATATCAAATTGTGCAACCCCGCTCTATCGTTAAGTAACGAAGCGTTTGGCACAATCATTAATCTTCTTACGGGTGCGGTATGTATTCCTATTTTCTTTGCTCCGGTCGCTTCCATGTTATTGGCAGTGGGTGAGATTCAAGACACAATTCTTGCCAAGGCATGCTTCTAACCCTTACCAGTTGATAGCCGGATTGTTTGAAGAAGCTCGTATGCACCTCAGAGGCTTGAAGCGCATGGTGGACTTGCGAGGAGGCATTACGGACAACAGTATTCATCAGTCTTCAATGCTAGCTGCTATTCTTACGTATGAGCTTCGCCGTGCACTTTCTTACCGGATTTTATTGACTAGTAATATAGTACTGATGTGAAGGCTGCGTCGGGACTCATGACCCAGCCGGTTTTCCCTTTGGCTCGGGACTTGCAACCGGTTTCAGCCAGTATTCAAGAGCGTATAGCGCCCTCGGATACGTCAGAATTACAGAGATTGGGCGCTGCATTCGTCTCTGACCTCCAACTCAGCTCATGTTTGCTAAGTATTCTCCGTGCTATGCGTGATATTGTACTTTACGGCCAGGCTTGCAACCAAAACCCCGCTGTACTTTGCACTGATGACCACGAATTCTTTCGCAGTCTCAATCGTGAAGTTGAGCATAAGCTCCTTAGTTATGTCTATTCTGAATCCACTACACGAGGCAGGCCAATTTCTGAGGCAACCTCATATCTTGGTTCTCTGGAAGCGGTCACCAGGATCGCTTCGATCTGTTACCTGAACCATTTTCTTATTGTATCGCCCCCGTCTTCTGGGCTGGGTCGTGCGCTCACAAGACATTTGAAGCAAGCTCTGGCTGACTGTCCTTGGCCACCGTTATCGAAGGAG from Aspergillus flavus chromosome 7, complete sequence carries:
- a CDS encoding ubiquitin-protein ligase (ubiquitin-conjugating enzyme E2 6) → MATKAAFKRLTREYQNIQKNPPPYIIAHPSESNILEWHYILTGPPGTPYENGQYWGTLMFPPEYPFAPPAIRMHTPSGRFQPSARLCLSISDFHPKSFNPAWEVSTILIGLLSFMTSEEMTTGSVSASEAERRVLAARSRWWNSTGGGSHVISTPGVTPTAKGINNVKAGDGGLKFRAEWPELDQENWKWMRDNHIDTKTGQLIPDPNAAAATKCSPETSALRRRPNGSAHGLGAVVEGGHVAREAGQSWVRRNRVWVGLALLFGYALVARLLNDVQG
- a CDS encoding surface antigen-domain-containing protein, producing the protein MSSPLSTEDGDIFERLQQRADPKVLEEQQQAVNERIHAIYRKAQNRLGELIDQNSTLPCAISSVQILNAHHTRRGFLERIFNPLLSSNQKRPYTLSEALREVSARADKLSRFDIFQQPVSVYLDKSPEGDPQTGLPTLDVYVSVKEKSRVLLKTGTDLGNTEGSAYGNLLWRNVFGGAENLNLNASLGTRTRSAYQATFETPILSDPDFRLEIGGIASSTQKAWASHEEALKGGWSKIRWMSQSGHRHEVGYNGFWRQMTGLAENASPTVRADAGDSVKSSIFHSWSKDRRDNGLLPSRGYYAKAFNELAGWGPLKGDVSFWKSEIEAQNAIPIPVPGIEGNSGISFTTGFRAGLLYPLGMDADHRPQPSRTNDRFLVGGPTDVRGFRLCGLGPHDGADAVGGDVYAAGSANLLLPLPRVGAEKPLRLQAFVNGGRLLPLRTAQKSTPTTGSEVKDAMVSTISELGNGVPSIAAGVGLVYAHPAARFELNFSLPLVLRKGEEGRKGLQLGIDNLCLHHSAPMAQYYPQQQPYGSQPSAQNLQFYPSSYGSVSGHTTPSQASYGGFSAGPNPAAQAYPIGGVGGGYGGFGSPATGVSGRMGEQGGLRTGWLAAFGTEGYEGEPPLLEELGVNFEHIRTKTLTVLNPFARIDQHLMDDSDLYGALLYIVLYGTFLLLSGKVFYGYIYGVAVFGTVALHLILSLMSPALDTSPTPNAADPANYDPHHKPSYSEASAAGHFSATLTFPRSASVLGYCFLPLVLTNLVGIMIPMDTMFGYLLTTAAVGWCTYSSSGMFCAVARMRGMRGLVAYPLALFYVVFGIMGIFSSRGSGTLAAKTGAN